A single genomic interval of Pseudodesulfovibrio sp. S3 harbors:
- a CDS encoding radical SAM protein has translation MKVYIKTLNICPMRRVNTTQYREALLQNGHELVDTPEKADKVLVWTCAVRGDFHDNSISVLKDFESRGFSVVAAGCLPSIDPSEVENNFHGEIIHYNNDREEFAKVFGVEHMDAPYPVVEAPIPLPIDEYKKLHPELKIGNDDQYIKIFLSEGCTRLCTYCTEVRAFPPYRSFPKEKLVAKAREMVEKTEVKNIALFGDDIGAYGVDTGTTLIELIRELKAIHPDVRISLKQIHPAWCLHYTEELSALVKDGTIFQALVPIQSANDRVLAAMKRGYTKEELHTVFNSIFDGSRVELETHVIAGFPTETSEEWEETVEFILQYRFRYVMGNIFMAGPNTEAAAMDGQVNRKEKERRILDGADRMETNGTVVGHDLSARSKEHTTLNRIDLMEL, from the coding sequence ATGAAAGTTTATATCAAGACATTGAATATATGCCCCATGCGCAGAGTCAACACCACACAGTACAGGGAAGCCCTTCTACAGAACGGCCACGAGTTGGTCGATACCCCCGAGAAAGCGGACAAGGTTCTTGTCTGGACCTGCGCCGTGAGAGGCGACTTCCACGACAACAGCATCTCGGTTCTCAAGGACTTCGAGTCCAGGGGATTTTCGGTGGTGGCCGCAGGTTGCCTGCCGTCCATCGACCCCTCGGAAGTAGAGAACAATTTTCACGGCGAGATCATCCACTACAACAACGACCGTGAGGAGTTCGCCAAGGTCTTCGGGGTTGAGCATATGGACGCTCCGTACCCTGTGGTCGAGGCGCCCATCCCCCTGCCCATCGACGAGTACAAGAAACTCCACCCCGAATTAAAAATCGGCAACGACGACCAATACATCAAAATTTTCCTGTCCGAGGGCTGCACCAGGCTCTGTACCTACTGCACCGAGGTGCGGGCCTTCCCGCCCTACCGGAGCTTCCCCAAAGAAAAGCTCGTCGCCAAGGCCCGGGAAATGGTCGAGAAGACCGAGGTCAAGAATATCGCCCTCTTCGGTGACGACATCGGTGCCTATGGAGTGGATACCGGCACAACCCTCATCGAACTCATCCGGGAACTCAAAGCCATACACCCCGACGTCCGGATCAGCCTCAAACAGATCCACCCCGCCTGGTGCCTGCACTATACCGAAGAGTTGAGCGCGCTTGTCAAGGACGGCACGATCTTTCAGGCGCTCGTGCCTATCCAGTCGGCCAACGACAGGGTGCTAGCGGCCATGAAGCGAGGTTACACGAAAGAAGAGTTGCACACGGTGTTCAACTCGATCTTCGACGGCTCCCGGGTGGAATTGGAGACCCACGTGATCGCGGGCTTCCCCACGGAAACCTCCGAGGAATGGGAGGAAACCGTGGAATTCATCCTGCAGTACCGGTTCCGCTACGTCATGGGGAACATTTTCATGGCCGGGCCGAACACCGAGGCCGCCGCCATGGACGGCCAGGTCAACCGAAAGGAGAAGGAGCGCCGCATCCTGGACGGAGCGGACAGGATGGAGACCAACGGCACGGTCGTCGGACACGACCTCAGCGCCCGTTCCAAGGAGCACACCACTCTGAACAGAATCGACCTGATGGAACTCTAG
- a CDS encoding TIGR00180 family glycosyltransferase, with the protein MKNEITLILLTLNRHHLLDNILSFLDEFEVKIIVMDATESKFIPQFDFKNIEYYHAPGVHPLARFREATKRTQTPYTMVTADDIYPSLSFLKKSLAFLESNPDYAAIQGKVFFNSNGKIVLRRPEAHFFQADADCPATRLLQFFTYYHPVFYSLQRTECLQFALDRFPEGVVDYNFCELYFALILIAQGKVATVNSFHQVICDEPKSTKNFKSVLATSKNLVRKNKYYPELATLKNDIVNYLVEEKGISTTKATFYVDNTMRIMMLSILPKKNKWYWMRDRPPKTFMDRIRFELNALFRRVGLPIPKPPKPRKTSIQDVLAEDPTAAEDYKRICKLIGCSHQ; encoded by the coding sequence ATGAAGAACGAAATCACCTTGATTCTCCTGACGTTAAACAGGCACCACTTACTCGATAATATCCTGTCCTTTCTGGATGAATTCGAAGTTAAAATTATTGTCATGGACGCGACAGAATCCAAATTCATTCCTCAATTCGATTTCAAGAACATTGAGTACTATCATGCTCCGGGCGTCCATCCGCTGGCCAGATTTCGCGAGGCCACAAAGCGTACGCAAACCCCCTACACCATGGTTACCGCCGATGACATCTACCCATCGCTGTCCTTTTTGAAAAAAAGTCTGGCTTTCCTGGAAAGCAATCCAGACTATGCCGCCATTCAGGGAAAGGTTTTCTTCAATTCCAATGGGAAAATTGTCCTCAGAAGACCCGAGGCCCATTTTTTTCAGGCGGATGCAGACTGCCCGGCCACACGCTTACTTCAATTTTTCACCTATTATCACCCTGTATTTTACTCCCTGCAACGGACTGAATGCCTCCAGTTCGCCCTGGATCGATTCCCAGAGGGAGTTGTCGACTACAACTTCTGTGAATTATATTTCGCCCTGATCCTGATCGCTCAGGGCAAGGTGGCTACAGTCAACTCTTTCCATCAAGTCATTTGCGATGAACCGAAAAGCACCAAGAACTTCAAATCCGTCCTGGCAACCTCCAAGAACCTGGTCCGGAAAAACAAATACTATCCCGAACTGGCAACGCTGAAGAATGACATCGTGAACTACCTGGTCGAAGAAAAAGGGATCTCCACCACAAAGGCCACGTTCTACGTAGACAACACCATGCGCATAATGATGCTGAGCATTCTGCCCAAGAAGAATAAATGGTACTGGATGCGCGACCGCCCTCCCAAGACCTTCATGGATCGGATCAGGTTCGAGTTAAACGCCCTTTTCAGGCGCGTCGGCCTTCCCATTCCCAAACCACCCAAGCCCAGAAAGACCAGCATTCAGGACGTGCTCGCCGAAGATCCGACGGCAGCCGAAGATTACAAGAGAATCTGCAAGTTGATCGGCTGCAGCCATCAATAG
- a CDS encoding FkbM family methyltransferase — MLSYEQLTMNSNVADAFFASRDKAAPIVFFGAGFALKGILQRFEQKGFTALSICDNDKKKHGRQILGYTVQSLDQVASLPDTKTFVVTSPAYFWEIKEQLETQFGANSVCPVDFNCTHYFSGKQFQPYFTQHIERFKAVEAFLADDLSRQVYRQVLKAHSTGKREDFESIPRVDDDWYLFKSLLAADEDSVYVDCGAFDGDTITLFNKTSKGRYKHIYAFEPDKNILEALAACIADNGIDNVTIIPKGVYNRNGSIGFSWDGVYSAVSESNASVMDKKNDDGIEVVRIDDELKDVPVSIIKMDLEGAELNALKGAKDTIQKHHPKLGICLYHNIIDLLEIPEYIHDIAPDYRIYIRHHSTSCNDTIMYTV, encoded by the coding sequence ATGCTTTCATATGAACAACTGACAATGAACTCCAACGTTGCGGACGCCTTTTTTGCATCCCGGGACAAGGCGGCACCCATCGTGTTCTTCGGCGCAGGCTTCGCGCTCAAGGGCATTCTGCAACGCTTTGAGCAAAAAGGATTCACGGCCCTGTCCATCTGCGACAACGACAAGAAGAAGCACGGCAGACAGATTTTAGGGTATACCGTCCAGTCTCTCGATCAGGTAGCCTCGCTGCCTGACACCAAGACCTTTGTCGTCACTTCCCCCGCCTACTTCTGGGAGATTAAGGAACAACTGGAGACTCAATTCGGTGCGAATTCGGTCTGCCCCGTGGACTTCAACTGCACCCATTATTTCTCCGGCAAACAATTCCAACCCTACTTCACGCAACACATAGAACGGTTCAAGGCCGTGGAAGCTTTTCTGGCTGACGATCTGTCGCGTCAAGTTTATCGCCAGGTCCTGAAGGCACACAGCACGGGAAAACGAGAAGACTTCGAGTCCATTCCCCGGGTCGATGACGACTGGTACCTGTTCAAATCGCTGCTGGCGGCGGACGAGGACTCAGTCTATGTCGACTGCGGAGCCTTCGATGGTGACACCATTACGCTTTTCAATAAAACGTCCAAGGGCCGGTACAAACACATCTACGCATTCGAACCGGACAAAAACATCCTTGAAGCCCTTGCTGCGTGCATCGCCGACAACGGCATAGACAATGTTACGATCATCCCCAAGGGAGTGTACAACCGCAACGGTTCCATCGGCTTCAGTTGGGACGGCGTCTATTCCGCGGTCAGCGAATCAAACGCCTCGGTCATGGACAAAAAAAATGATGACGGCATTGAAGTAGTCAGAATCGACGATGAATTGAAGGACGTCCCTGTCTCAATCATCAAAATGGATTTGGAAGGGGCCGAGCTGAATGCCCTGAAAGGCGCGAAGGATACTATCCAGAAACACCACCCCAAGCTCGGCATCTGTCTCTACCACAACATCATCGACCTCCTGGAAATCCCCGAGTATATACACGACATCGCCCCGGACTACCGGATTTACATCAGGCACCACTCCACAAGCTGTAACGACACCATCATGTACACGGTCTAG
- a CDS encoding radical SAM/SPASM domain-containing protein — translation MSATLDTRIDQRNRTPLQDVIPLETPFVLFLDPSSRCNFRCNFCPTGNKELLKTSSRQNVLLDYDLFTKIIDDLEKFDGQLKVLRLYKDGEPFLNPRLADMVRYAKQSNKILSVDTTTNGSLLTPERALPVAEAGIDQINISLDGMSDEQFKDFTHTKVDFARYRENIKTLYENRGDCNILIKTVKEILTPDTEKLFFEYFSPIADKIFVEHVAPCWPEFDVLEKIDASLETGIYGQPIASVDTCPYVFYSMSINADGRASVCFLDWKHDLIVGDANTEDVKAIWNSDAMNRYRLDFLKGERQHMPFCKDCMQLAYGMADNIDEFRDALYEKVSQHAGLV, via the coding sequence ATGAGCGCGACCCTAGATACACGCATCGACCAAAGAAACCGGACACCACTGCAGGATGTTATTCCACTTGAGACTCCGTTCGTCCTGTTTCTAGACCCCTCCAGCCGCTGCAATTTCCGCTGCAACTTCTGCCCCACCGGCAACAAGGAGTTACTGAAGACGTCCAGCCGCCAAAACGTCCTCCTCGACTACGACCTGTTCACCAAGATCATCGATGATCTGGAGAAGTTCGACGGACAGCTCAAGGTGCTGCGGTTGTACAAGGACGGCGAGCCGTTCCTCAACCCGAGACTGGCGGACATGGTGCGCTACGCCAAGCAGAGCAACAAGATTCTCTCCGTGGACACCACGACCAACGGCTCGCTGCTGACTCCGGAGCGGGCCCTGCCCGTGGCCGAGGCCGGGATCGACCAGATCAATATCTCCCTGGACGGCATGAGCGACGAGCAGTTCAAGGACTTCACCCACACCAAGGTCGATTTTGCCCGGTACCGGGAGAACATCAAAACGCTCTACGAAAACCGGGGCGACTGCAATATCCTGATCAAGACGGTCAAGGAGATTCTCACCCCGGACACGGAAAAGCTCTTCTTCGAGTATTTCTCGCCCATCGCCGACAAAATCTTTGTGGAGCATGTGGCCCCCTGCTGGCCGGAGTTCGACGTCCTCGAGAAGATCGACGCGAGCCTGGAGACAGGCATCTACGGCCAGCCTATCGCCTCGGTGGACACCTGCCCCTACGTCTTCTACTCCATGTCCATCAATGCGGACGGTCGGGCCAGCGTCTGCTTCCTCGACTGGAAGCACGACCTCATCGTCGGCGACGCCAACACGGAAGACGTGAAAGCCATCTGGAACTCGGATGCCATGAATCGCTACCGACTGGATTTCCTCAAAGGCGAACGGCAGCACATGCCATTCTGCAAGGACTGCATGCAGCTCGCCTACGGCATGGCCGACAACATCGACGAATTTCGGGACGCCCTCTACGAAAAGGTCAGCCAGCACGCGGGACTTGTCTGA
- a CDS encoding ABC transporter ATP-binding protein, with the protein MANNVKLFKFSSWYLLKRSIGYFGPYKSRILFAILAMLLYAPIGPALAWLTKYVTDQVLIDKDAATLKLCILAFVILIVSKCITQIGQVVIMNATGLEVLRDLRRDMFSKIIRLPMAYFADSEIGMLMNRVGGDVTSVRACLPNVIMFVRQIFTLAGLIGTTIFLDAYLAFWSLLVMPIAIYPFIYFGQKIRKYGRRTQANLSGLNVLLEENFSGIKVIKGFANEQRTESAFAHENENLTRLLIRSLLYNEGSSRIMDIIAAAAGATVLWVGGMRVVEGVMTPGDLTAFLVCLIQLYDPIKKMNSANQSIQTGLAGTERVFDMLDSPDIQAETDGDFEFDGQLRELTYENVDFAYPRTNHPSLSNINLNIKAGQRVAIVGPSGAGKTTLVNLLPRFYDLDKGRILLNGRPIQQYTLKSLRQGIGLVSQDTFLFNVSVSENIAYAHDDYDMDAVVRAAKGAYAHEFVSAMPEGYDTVVGEGGVKISGGQKQRLTIARAIMKDPSLLILDEATSALDTESERVVQMALDNLMEGRTSIVIAHRLSTILNADVILVMENGRIVTSGTHAELIESCPLYANLYKMQFEDNQKNAE; encoded by the coding sequence TTGGCTAACAACGTTAAATTGTTTAAATTTTCCAGCTGGTATTTGCTAAAACGGAGCATAGGCTATTTCGGTCCGTATAAATCGCGCATTCTATTTGCCATATTGGCCATGCTACTTTATGCCCCCATAGGCCCTGCACTGGCTTGGTTAACTAAATACGTCACAGACCAAGTCCTCATCGATAAGGACGCCGCAACGCTCAAACTCTGCATCCTCGCTTTCGTCATTCTTATCGTTTCCAAATGCATCACACAGATAGGCCAGGTTGTCATCATGAACGCCACGGGCCTGGAGGTTTTAAGAGACCTCCGCAGGGACATGTTCTCCAAGATCATCCGCCTGCCCATGGCGTATTTTGCCGATAGCGAAATAGGCATGCTCATGAACCGCGTCGGGGGTGACGTGACCTCGGTCCGCGCTTGTTTGCCAAACGTGATCATGTTCGTACGCCAGATATTTACTCTTGCCGGATTGATCGGCACGACCATTTTCCTCGACGCATACCTAGCTTTCTGGAGCCTACTGGTCATGCCCATAGCAATTTATCCATTTATCTACTTCGGCCAAAAGATTCGAAAATATGGCAGAAGAACACAAGCGAACCTCTCAGGACTTAATGTTTTATTGGAGGAAAACTTCTCGGGAATTAAAGTCATCAAGGGATTCGCAAACGAACAGCGCACGGAATCTGCCTTCGCCCACGAAAACGAGAACCTCACCAGATTACTCATCCGTAGTCTCCTTTACAACGAAGGGTCATCCCGGATTATGGACATCATTGCCGCCGCAGCCGGCGCCACGGTCCTCTGGGTAGGCGGAATGAGAGTGGTTGAAGGCGTGATGACGCCGGGAGACCTGACGGCGTTCCTGGTGTGCCTGATCCAACTGTACGATCCGATCAAAAAGATGAACTCAGCCAACCAATCGATACAGACCGGCTTGGCGGGTACGGAGCGAGTATTCGACATGCTCGACTCCCCGGACATCCAGGCTGAAACTGACGGTGACTTCGAATTCGACGGCCAGTTGAGGGAACTCACCTACGAAAACGTAGACTTTGCCTATCCGCGTACAAACCACCCGTCACTGAGCAACATCAACCTGAACATCAAGGCTGGGCAACGGGTAGCGATAGTCGGACCGAGTGGCGCAGGAAAGACTACCCTGGTAAATCTTTTGCCGCGCTTCTACGATTTGGACAAAGGACGTATCCTGCTCAACGGACGTCCCATCCAGCAATATACACTGAAGAGCTTACGCCAAGGGATTGGTTTGGTCTCACAGGACACCTTTCTGTTCAACGTCTCCGTTTCGGAGAACATCGCCTACGCCCACGATGACTACGATATGGATGCGGTGGTGCGTGCGGCCAAGGGTGCCTACGCCCATGAATTCGTCTCAGCCATGCCTGAAGGCTACGACACGGTCGTCGGTGAAGGCGGGGTCAAGATATCGGGAGGGCAGAAGCAGCGACTGACCATAGCTCGCGCGATCATGAAAGATCCCTCCCTGCTCATCCTGGACGAGGCCACCAGCGCCCTAGACACCGAGTCTGAACGTGTAGTCCAGATGGCTTTGGACAACCTCATGGAGGGGCGCACCTCCATTGTCATCGCGCATCGGCTCTCCACTATCCTCAACGCCGACGTCATCTTGGTCATGGAGAACGGCCGCATAGTCACCTCCGGGACACACGCTGAACTCATTGAGAGCTGCCCCCTTTATGCCAATCTTTACAAAATGCAATTCGAAGACAATCAAAAAAACGCAGAGTAG
- a CDS encoding cephalosporin hydroxylase family protein — protein MDDTKEFAQSVKENIKNLGESKRCREVTLEWLSEVLKYNYSHNFTWMGLPIIQAPQDIVAMQEILWEVKPDLVIETGVARGGSIIFYASMMEMMGLDGHVLGIDIDIRAHNYRAIIQHPMYRRVTLLEGSSIDTGTVTKVHEFVKRAERVLVALDSNHTHDHVLAELKHYAPMVTKGSYCVVFDSGVENLPDNPTCNDRPWGKGNNPKTAVHEYLKSDDSFAVAREIEDKLLITSCSDGYLKKIK, from the coding sequence ATGGATGATACCAAAGAATTTGCCCAGAGCGTTAAAGAAAACATCAAGAATCTCGGCGAGTCGAAACGATGCAGGGAAGTGACCCTGGAATGGCTCTCCGAGGTCCTCAAGTACAACTACTCCCATAACTTCACCTGGATGGGGCTGCCCATCATCCAGGCCCCGCAAGACATCGTCGCCATGCAGGAGATACTTTGGGAGGTGAAGCCCGACCTCGTCATCGAGACCGGAGTGGCCCGAGGCGGATCGATCATTTTCTATGCCTCGATGATGGAAATGATGGGATTGGACGGCCACGTCCTGGGCATCGACATCGACATCCGTGCGCACAACTACCGGGCGATCATTCAGCACCCCATGTATCGGCGCGTGACTCTGTTGGAAGGCAGTTCCATCGACACCGGGACCGTGACCAAGGTCCACGAATTCGTCAAGAGGGCCGAGCGCGTCCTCGTGGCCCTGGACTCCAACCACACCCATGACCACGTCCTGGCCGAGCTGAAACACTACGCCCCCATGGTAACCAAGGGCAGCTACTGCGTGGTCTTCGACAGCGGCGTGGAGAATCTGCCGGACAACCCCACCTGCAATGACCGCCCGTGGGGTAAAGGCAACAACCCCAAGACCGCCGTCCACGAATATCTCAAATCCGACGACTCATTTGCCGTGGCCCGCGAGATCGAGGACAAGCTGCTGATCACCTCCTGTTCCGACGGATACCTGAAAAAGATCAAGTAG
- a CDS encoding FkbM family methyltransferase: MPTILHITTHLGGGVGQVVTNIVGSSGASSFIHEVVCLDRLSAHSRDLCARRAITAHSEVPYDRILRKAEQADIIQVEWWNHPLLNKFLYSVTLPPARTLFFSHVSGFHPPAVFTRDALDLADIFCLSTPYSEDHPLIRAQQPEKVCTLFIAGGSTKRVAGITPRPHTEFNVGYVGTVDFCKMHPEFLHMSAAVNIPGVRFVVCGEGAARPELENAAADLGLAGRFSFKGHVDDIAEVFRELDVFGYPLNARHYGTGEQALLEAMAAGVPPVAFANGCERTIIQDGETGLLVDSPQAYADAIEFLYSHPEERRRLGDNARRYTKTHFTLEKTVDRFHKLYAELLKRPKRLHEFDDAIRPPLPGHRIFLRSLGDSAEPFATNTLSEELDVLLETDLAIADSPEEMTTPTKGSVIHYATLFPEDPVLGFWHGLIRQKQGNHARAATLFSRAREHGFGHWRILWHLIQSQEALGDMEAADACHPLLGEAMPGSPNPTEAVRLLDELQARAQAYARFKNELKAILETPLLVPSPLRPVSAEGIVLYGAGKMGQMALDCLAHAGIQARLIVDRDYGSDSLRGVPVVTPDDIPKQAKTTMTFVVCIATLEFAPLADFLKGLGCTDVRHFYDLSESTFPEIMPNGWVIESPDRPLLERIGKQLSHDPGSLSHFCHFLWWRVARREVNDRAHPVLSGRKYFNAPCVPASRGGENLIDCGAHLGQTIDAFIEYTSDRFGAVLAFEPDPETFKKLNQRYDDPRIHLEQIAISSCERRESRFRQGMDFASMLSEKGELSVKTACLDSMPDVTQSFLKIHVEGEELAVLRGAKSFIQRNRPVIMVLADHSAAGLDAIPDFLIGLNRYRLFFHLHDYCGNSAVFYAIPEERLTRNQNQVTRQVK; encoded by the coding sequence ATGCCCACCATTCTCCACATCACCACACACCTGGGAGGCGGTGTCGGGCAAGTCGTCACCAATATCGTCGGCAGTTCCGGCGCCAGCAGTTTCATCCACGAGGTCGTCTGCCTGGACCGGCTCAGTGCCCACTCCCGGGATTTGTGCGCGCGCCGCGCAATCACGGCGCACTCCGAGGTTCCCTACGACCGAATATTGCGGAAAGCGGAACAGGCGGACATCATCCAGGTGGAGTGGTGGAACCACCCCCTGCTGAACAAATTCCTGTATTCGGTTACGCTTCCACCCGCGAGGACACTCTTCTTCTCCCATGTCTCCGGCTTCCATCCGCCCGCCGTCTTCACCCGTGACGCCCTCGATCTGGCCGACATCTTCTGCCTCTCGACCCCTTATTCCGAAGACCATCCGCTCATCCGGGCGCAACAGCCGGAAAAGGTCTGCACCCTCTTCATCGCCGGGGGGAGCACCAAGCGGGTCGCGGGCATCACCCCCAGGCCGCACACGGAGTTCAATGTCGGCTACGTCGGGACGGTCGATTTCTGTAAGATGCACCCGGAATTCCTCCATATGAGCGCGGCCGTCAATATCCCGGGCGTCCGCTTCGTGGTCTGCGGAGAAGGAGCGGCACGGCCGGAACTCGAAAACGCTGCGGCCGACCTGGGACTGGCGGGTCGGTTCTCGTTCAAAGGACATGTGGACGACATCGCCGAGGTCTTCCGGGAATTGGACGTCTTCGGGTACCCACTGAACGCCAGGCACTACGGCACGGGAGAACAGGCCCTGCTCGAGGCCATGGCCGCAGGCGTGCCCCCTGTAGCCTTTGCCAATGGCTGTGAAAGGACCATCATCCAAGACGGAGAGACCGGCTTGCTGGTGGACAGCCCGCAGGCCTACGCCGATGCCATCGAATTCCTTTACAGCCATCCAGAAGAGCGCAGACGACTGGGTGACAACGCGAGGCGGTACACAAAGACCCACTTCACCCTGGAAAAGACCGTGGACCGTTTCCACAAACTCTATGCCGAACTCCTTAAGCGGCCCAAACGGCTCCACGAGTTTGACGATGCGATCCGGCCTCCGCTCCCAGGCCACCGGATATTCCTCCGATCCCTGGGAGACAGTGCCGAGCCATTCGCGACCAACACCCTTTCGGAAGAACTTGACGTACTGCTTGAGACCGACCTGGCAATCGCCGACAGCCCGGAGGAGATGACCACCCCGACCAAGGGGAGCGTCATCCACTACGCCACCCTTTTCCCGGAAGACCCGGTACTCGGATTCTGGCACGGTCTCATCCGCCAGAAACAGGGGAATCACGCCCGGGCTGCCACCCTCTTTTCCCGGGCTCGGGAACACGGTTTCGGCCACTGGCGCATCCTGTGGCATCTGATCCAAAGCCAAGAGGCTCTCGGCGACATGGAAGCCGCTGACGCTTGTCACCCCCTCCTCGGGGAAGCCATGCCGGGTTCCCCGAACCCCACGGAGGCCGTCAGGCTATTGGACGAATTGCAAGCCCGAGCCCAGGCATACGCCCGCTTCAAAAACGAACTGAAAGCGATCCTCGAAACTCCCTTGCTCGTGCCTTCGCCCCTGCGCCCCGTGTCGGCGGAAGGCATCGTCCTCTACGGCGCCGGGAAGATGGGACAAATGGCCCTGGACTGCCTGGCCCATGCGGGCATCCAAGCGCGCCTGATCGTCGACAGGGACTACGGCAGCGACAGCCTTCGGGGCGTTCCAGTGGTCACGCCTGACGATATCCCCAAGCAGGCCAAAACGACGATGACCTTCGTCGTCTGCATCGCCACCCTGGAATTCGCTCCCCTGGCCGACTTTCTCAAAGGTCTCGGCTGCACGGATGTTCGGCATTTCTACGACCTCAGCGAAAGCACCTTTCCCGAAATCATGCCCAACGGCTGGGTCATCGAGTCGCCGGATAGGCCCCTACTTGAGCGCATAGGTAAGCAGCTGTCCCATGACCCTGGTTCCCTGTCGCATTTCTGCCATTTCCTCTGGTGGCGCGTGGCCCGACGCGAAGTAAACGACCGTGCCCATCCGGTCCTTTCGGGGCGAAAGTATTTCAATGCCCCCTGCGTCCCGGCTTCCCGGGGCGGGGAAAATCTGATCGACTGCGGAGCACACCTGGGGCAGACCATCGATGCCTTCATCGAGTACACCAGCGACCGTTTCGGGGCCGTCCTCGCCTTCGAACCCGATCCAGAGACCTTCAAGAAATTGAACCAGCGCTACGACGACCCGAGGATACACCTGGAGCAAATAGCGATATCCTCCTGCGAACGAAGGGAAAGCCGATTTCGACAGGGCATGGATTTCGCTTCCATGCTCTCCGAGAAAGGTGAACTATCCGTAAAAACAGCTTGTCTGGATTCAATGCCTGATGTTACGCAAAGCTTTCTTAAGATTCATGTGGAAGGAGAAGAACTTGCCGTGCTCAGGGGAGCAAAATCCTTCATTCAGCGAAACCGCCCCGTGATCATGGTCTTGGCCGATCACTCCGCCGCCGGCCTCGACGCCATCCCCGATTTCCTGATAGGACTCAATAGGTATAGGCTGTTCTTCCATCTGCATGACTATTGCGGCAACTCGGCGGTATTCTATGCGATCCCCGAAGAGCGACTCACGCGCAACCAAAACCAGGTCACGCGCCAAGTGAAATGA
- a CDS encoding FkbM family methyltransferase: MKAVTDTTINDLIEELLPKAHAIVDDFGDGVTLYGQGVVGQWGASHLSGVGAAINCIIDNAPDKQGTTYKAIPTLRHDDGIGRSRSLLISARHHVQPIAARCAPHYANIMSLDAFVIVTNRDRIAQARDMFEDDGISRRSYNAVIHALLSNSLEQCYPVLDNNMYFSVPQFACGYSESFVDAGAYVGDTLEKFIWKCGGSFESILAFEPGARQFAAMKERIRRLRVEWALGEGAITAVQGALADKNGHMAIDKSGLPTSNHGAGGVRAQSADTVPIHRLDDFIGDRRVTMIKMDVEGMEAQLLSGARQTIARQQPKLAVCAYHYPVDLFSLAENVQEIAPSYRFAFRWHTPVLGDYVLYCY; the protein is encoded by the coding sequence ATGAAAGCAGTTACCGACACGACCATCAATGACCTCATCGAGGAACTCCTGCCCAAGGCACACGCCATTGTCGACGATTTCGGCGACGGAGTGACCCTTTACGGACAGGGCGTGGTCGGGCAATGGGGAGCCTCTCACCTCTCCGGGGTCGGAGCCGCCATCAACTGCATTATCGACAACGCCCCCGACAAACAGGGAACAACCTACAAGGCTATCCCTACCCTCCGGCACGATGACGGAATCGGACGAAGCCGATCGCTACTCATTTCCGCCAGGCACCACGTACAACCGATTGCCGCCCGCTGCGCCCCCCACTACGCCAACATCATGTCCCTGGACGCCTTTGTGATCGTCACCAATCGCGATCGGATCGCCCAAGCCAGGGACATGTTCGAAGATGACGGGATCAGTCGTCGTTCTTACAACGCCGTTATCCACGCCCTGCTGAGCAACTCTCTTGAGCAGTGCTACCCGGTGCTAGACAACAACATGTACTTCTCGGTCCCGCAGTTCGCCTGCGGCTACTCCGAATCCTTCGTGGACGCCGGAGCCTACGTCGGCGATACCCTTGAAAAATTTATCTGGAAGTGCGGCGGCTCCTTCGAAAGCATCCTGGCTTTCGAACCCGGCGCGCGACAGTTCGCTGCCATGAAAGAGCGCATCCGCAGACTGCGCGTAGAGTGGGCTCTGGGCGAAGGCGCTATCACCGCCGTCCAAGGCGCGCTGGCCGACAAGAACGGCCACATGGCGATCGACAAGTCCGGCCTGCCGACCTCGAACCACGGGGCCGGGGGCGTCAGGGCACAATCCGCGGACACCGTGCCGATCCACAGGCTGGACGACTTCATCGGAGACCGGCGGGTGACGATGATCAAAATGGACGTGGAGGGAATGGAGGCGCAACTGCTCTCCGGCGCCCGACAGACTATCGCCCGGCAACAACCCAAACTCGCCGTCTGTGCCTACCATTACCCCGTTGATCTCTTCTCCCTGGCCGAAAACGTTCAGGAGATCGCACCCAGTTACCGCTTCGCCTTCCGCTGGCATACCCCGGTCCTGGGCGACTATGTCCTCTATTGCTACTAG